Proteins found in one Magnolia sinica isolate HGM2019 chromosome 5, MsV1, whole genome shotgun sequence genomic segment:
- the LOC131245874 gene encoding uncharacterized protein LOC131245874, with protein sequence MPGNTSCTVYIGNLDEKVNDRVLYEILVQAGRIVDLYIPRDRETSRPKGFAFAEYESEEIADYAVRLFSGLVSLYNRTLKFAISGQDKPSKNMAAAPITHASNLPPNLGSLPMQLKNTENYQQAAQFLTPCRFSAHIGSVSPNFPEAPPTGLVRNGYRSDVNNNNFDYSRRIYGGALDGI encoded by the exons ATGCCGGGAAATACAAGTTGCACGGTTTACATAG GTAACTTGGATGAGAAGGTGAATGATAGAGTCTTGTATGAGATTCTAGTTCAGGCAGGCCGAATTGTAGACTTGTATATACCTCGAGATAGGGAAACCAGCCGTCCTAAGGGCTTTGCATTTGCAGAATATGAATCCGAAGAGATCGCAGATTATGCTGTCAGGCTTTTCTCTGGCCTTGTCTCTCTTTACAATAGAACACTGAAATTTGCG ATATCTGGGCAAGACAAGCCCTCTAAAAACATGGCCGCTGCTCCGATCACGCATGCATCAAACTTGCCTCCTAACCTGGGATCACTGCCAATGCAACTTAAGAATACTGAAAATTACCAACAGGCAGCTCAGTTTTTGACACCCTGTAGGTTTTCAGCACACATCGGATCAGTCTCTCCTAATTTTCCAGAAG CACCTCCCACTGGACTAGTAAGAAATGGATATAGATCAGATGTCAACAACAACAATTTCGATTATAGTAGGCGCATTTACGGGGGGGCATTGGATGGCATTTGA